In one Bacteroides intestinalis DSM 17393 genomic region, the following are encoded:
- a CDS encoding DUF4270 family protein — translation MKKLLYSLIIMIAAICACQDENSELGQSLVNSSFYNVYVDTCTVDISTILMDSIETRGDSICQLGHYKDASWGEVSAAYYAEYSKNSFTPNEDYSYSFDSLVLRMTPSGNFWGDTLTQQRISVYRLKQAIYLDDDEDLYNSTILPTESMPLFSFTFTPSPGRKKELEIRLPDELGKELLNDLVTEEDYFDSQDKFKEKFPGLALMAENSGECITGFMVNDSSMAITLHYKEIASQRTEKELIFSVNTDYAYTSIRHDRTSTPLATLESGIENLIHSGSLGRRAYMQGLTGFYNQIEFPHLNNLQDAGEIVSIESATLYLYPLTGSYNKLNQLPEDIRLYITDENNVLEDYVYGSDGVTVQTGNLTVDDMFGRDTYYSFDVTEFIRNNFGTWGIKRQKLLLSLPENEMTMTFNQIIFTNDPDQERQCRLEIRFKIYNEK, via the coding sequence ATGAAAAAGTTATTGTATAGTCTGATTATAATGATCGCCGCCATCTGTGCTTGTCAGGATGAAAATTCAGAATTAGGACAAAGTCTGGTGAACAGTTCTTTCTATAATGTATATGTAGATACTTGTACGGTGGACATCAGTACCATTCTTATGGACTCCATAGAGACCAGGGGAGACAGTATTTGTCAGTTAGGACACTATAAGGATGCCTCATGGGGTGAGGTCTCCGCCGCTTACTATGCCGAATACTCTAAAAACAGCTTTACTCCCAACGAGGATTATAGTTACAGCTTCGACTCGTTAGTACTGAGGATGACGCCTTCCGGCAACTTCTGGGGCGATACCTTAACACAGCAACGAATATCTGTTTACCGGCTAAAACAAGCCATCTATCTGGACGATGACGAAGATTTATACAACAGTACTATCCTGCCTACCGAAAGCATGCCTCTATTCAGTTTCACTTTCACGCCAAGCCCCGGACGAAAGAAGGAGTTAGAAATACGTCTGCCCGATGAACTGGGAAAAGAGTTACTGAATGATCTCGTAACAGAAGAAGACTATTTCGACAGCCAGGATAAGTTCAAAGAAAAGTTCCCCGGACTGGCACTCATGGCCGAAAACAGCGGAGAATGCATCACCGGATTCATGGTAAACGATTCATCCATGGCCATCACTCTGCACTATAAAGAGATAGCCAGTCAACGCACAGAAAAAGAACTGATCTTCAGTGTGAACACTGATTATGCCTATACCAGTATCCGTCACGATCGCACCAGTACCCCTCTCGCTACCTTGGAAAGCGGAATAGAGAACCTTATCCACTCCGGCAGTCTGGGCAGGCGGGCATATATGCAAGGATTGACAGGATTCTATAATCAGATAGAATTTCCCCATCTGAATAATTTACAGGATGCAGGAGAAATTGTTTCCATAGAAAGCGCCACACTTTACCTCTATCCGCTGACCGGAAGTTATAACAAGCTAAACCAACTACCGGAAGATATACGCCTTTACATCACAGATGAAAACAATGTATTGGAAGATTATGTATACGGCAGTGATGGTGTTACGGTACAGACCGGAAATCTGACAGTGGACGATATGTTCGGGCGAGATACTTATTATTCCTTTGACGTAACCGAATTCATCCGCAACAACTTCGGTACGTGGGGCATAAAACGACAGAAGCTACTCCTGAGTCTACCAGAGAATGAAATGACAATGACTTTCAATCAAATAATCTTCACCAACGACCCCGACCAGGAGAGACAATGCAGATTAGAGATCAGATTTAAAATATACAACGAAAAATGA
- a CDS encoding LytR/AlgR family response regulator transcription factor, whose amino-acid sequence MMMNLTCAILHADQQVSELLEMFIAKTPFLSLCGKYSNPIEALKGYYDNKVHLYFVGIGQEEMEGINGMEFSKLLSPFTRVIFIADTPRYAAECFRLDALDYLISEINFPIFFEAVNKASRWFSLKGETGMQLTVVSEKSQADASQPEMSKVIYVKSDNRIFRLDISRISYIEGLGDYVKIYSKDEPKPILSLCTMKYMEERLPSDEFIRVHRSFIIRKDCIRTIESSKIALDKRSIPIGEVYRKKLKNYISDYSVL is encoded by the coding sequence ATGATGATGAATTTGACTTGTGCTATTTTGCATGCCGACCAACAGGTGAGTGAACTACTGGAAATGTTCATAGCCAAAACACCTTTTCTTTCTTTGTGTGGGAAGTACAGTAACCCTATTGAGGCATTGAAAGGTTATTATGACAACAAGGTACACCTTTACTTCGTAGGAATCGGGCAGGAAGAAATGGAGGGAATCAACGGAATGGAATTCAGTAAATTGCTTTCTCCGTTCACTCGTGTCATTTTTATTGCAGATACTCCCCGGTATGCCGCTGAGTGCTTCCGTCTGGATGCATTGGATTACCTGATATCTGAAATCAATTTTCCTATCTTTTTTGAAGCGGTGAATAAGGCTTCGCGCTGGTTCAGTCTGAAAGGTGAAACAGGGATGCAGCTTACTGTCGTTTCCGAAAAGTCTCAGGCAGATGCATCTCAGCCCGAAATGTCTAAAGTGATTTATGTAAAGTCTGACAATCGGATTTTCCGTTTGGATATATCCAGAATATCTTATATCGAAGGGTTGGGCGATTACGTGAAGATTTATAGTAAGGATGAACCAAAGCCTATACTGAGTCTGTGTACAATGAAATATATGGAGGAGAGGTTACCTTCTGATGAATTTATACGTGTGCACCGCTCGTTTATTATTCGCAAAGATTGCATACGTACCATAGAGAGCAGTAAAATTGCTCTGGATAAAAGAAGTATCCCTATCGGAGAGGTTTACCGAAAGAAGTTGAAGAATTATATTTCTGATTATTCTGTCCTTTAG
- a CDS encoding PH domain-containing protein, whose product MNRIFHARIAVGQYLFLVLATIIVIYAMWMQHAVMAILFMLLLIIAIERLIHTTYTLTTDGRLLLFYGRFSRSEEILLKDIISVERASSMKIGRFAVMRYVLVKYGTKGKCALLLPVKEDLFIKTLTNRLSEVKKY is encoded by the coding sequence ATGAATCGTATTTTCCATGCCCGCATTGCTGTGGGACAATATTTGTTTTTGGTGCTGGCAACGATCATCGTCATTTATGCCATGTGGATGCAGCATGCCGTTATGGCTATTCTTTTTATGCTCCTGCTCATCATCGCTATCGAGCGCCTCATCCATACTACGTATACGCTGACCACAGACGGCAGGCTTCTCCTTTTTTACGGTCGCTTTTCCCGTTCGGAGGAAATACTCCTGAAAGACATTATTTCTGTAGAGCGTGCCTCTTCTATGAAAATAGGACGTTTCGCTGTGATGCGCTATGTGCTGGTGAAGTACGGAACGAAGGGAAAATGTGCTTTGTTGCTTCCGGTGAAGGAAGATCTGTTCATAAAAACTCTTACTAATCGTTTAAGTGAAGTGAAGAAATATTAA
- a CDS encoding tetratricopeptide repeat protein, protein MNIRKPLFLLLLFVGACSTDSHSPSTEDVGQWQQTVEKLTTLLKKEKFRETENMTKIKLAELLVNVNDTEKNDTLIKYARQILSISYYNYLKSKQFRSGIEYMDSLSQIPFIQENCKHELLSARASMHQMYGDNEQAIELANEYLQLPDYEDTDRFIPQAEIISGVYIYSGNDIPQAIRILEKGMKAYRQGGKYRNMLRIMSRLGIYYRLIGEYEKAVAINQEAISSYTDSIAPPNIVIAYGEQANLYAELGMYDRALQLNTKAQHYSLLKDSFGLGDLYRYRAAIFGQTGIKDSIFYYLNQAEKISALQGSFKGVFVNKVTTVEAYLDYTDSVQKALTLALSICPDSSRMPQWAKYELELHLGRALLQTGKATQGIPLIEKAAQGFISMDMRSGKQKANNILMDYYLSMNMNDAFVRCYKRSQTFTDSLNLAEKMRAVAAANIRFDTERKEKENTLLSAQVKLQKQQLFYNICISITLLLTLIISVAYFINKRKSNRLLLGKHKQEIKKLITRQQELNRRNEQLTEQIEQAMATNNLTSIRQLTGQNLLSKEDENDFRQSFAVIHPLYLPRLREYYPQLTRNEELLAMLICMNQSTDEIALIMGINRNSVNMIRSRMRKNIGLAKEESLDEVVKQFLS, encoded by the coding sequence ATGAATATAAGGAAGCCATTATTCTTGCTCTTACTATTTGTAGGAGCTTGTTCTACTGATTCACATTCTCCAAGCACAGAAGATGTCGGACAGTGGCAACAAACAGTAGAAAAACTCACCACATTACTAAAAAAGGAAAAATTCCGGGAAACTGAAAATATGACTAAAATAAAGTTAGCGGAATTACTGGTAAATGTAAATGATACAGAAAAGAATGACACGCTGATCAAATATGCCCGGCAGATACTTTCTATCTCTTATTACAACTACTTAAAAAGTAAGCAATTTCGTTCCGGCATAGAGTATATGGATAGTCTCAGCCAGATTCCGTTCATACAAGAAAACTGTAAACATGAACTGTTATCCGCCCGGGCAAGTATGCACCAAATGTATGGAGACAATGAACAAGCCATCGAGTTAGCCAATGAATACCTGCAACTACCTGACTATGAGGACACAGACCGCTTTATTCCACAAGCAGAAATAATCAGCGGAGTTTATATCTATTCCGGAAATGATATCCCCCAAGCCATCCGAATATTAGAAAAGGGCATGAAAGCTTACCGGCAGGGAGGAAAGTACCGGAATATGCTTCGCATCATGTCCCGACTCGGTATTTATTATCGCCTCATCGGAGAATATGAAAAAGCTGTCGCCATTAATCAGGAAGCCATCAGCAGTTATACCGACAGCATAGCTCCCCCTAATATCGTAATAGCCTATGGCGAACAAGCCAACCTTTATGCAGAACTGGGCATGTACGACCGTGCCTTGCAACTGAATACGAAAGCCCAACATTACTCGCTTCTGAAAGACAGTTTCGGACTGGGCGATCTCTATCGTTACCGGGCGGCCATATTCGGTCAAACAGGAATTAAAGATTCAATATTCTACTATTTAAACCAGGCTGAGAAAATATCAGCCCTACAAGGTAGCTTCAAAGGAGTATTTGTGAACAAAGTTACTACAGTAGAAGCCTATCTAGACTATACCGATTCTGTACAAAAGGCGTTAACGCTTGCGTTAAGTATCTGTCCGGACAGTTCCCGCATGCCGCAATGGGCCAAATATGAACTGGAACTTCATTTAGGGCGAGCTCTATTACAAACAGGAAAAGCTACGCAAGGAATACCTCTGATAGAGAAAGCCGCACAAGGTTTTATAAGCATGGATATGAGATCCGGAAAACAAAAAGCCAACAATATACTTATGGACTACTACCTAAGTATGAATATGAATGACGCATTTGTCCGTTGCTATAAACGTAGTCAAACTTTTACAGATTCACTGAATTTAGCTGAAAAGATGCGTGCTGTCGCTGCTGCCAATATCCGGTTTGATACCGAACGGAAAGAAAAAGAAAATACTTTGCTCTCAGCACAAGTGAAATTGCAAAAGCAACAGTTATTCTATAATATATGTATTTCAATTACCCTGCTGTTGACACTTATCATTTCTGTTGCCTATTTCATAAATAAACGAAAGTCCAATCGTTTGCTCTTAGGAAAACATAAACAGGAAATAAAGAAATTAATCACCCGCCAGCAAGAACTGAACCGCCGTAACGAGCAGCTAACCGAACAGATAGAACAGGCAATGGCTACCAACAACCTGACTTCTATCCGCCAACTGACCGGGCAGAACCTTCTCAGCAAAGAAGACGAAAATGATTTCAGACAATCGTTTGCTGTAATACACCCACTTTATTTACCCAGATTACGGGAATATTATCCGCAACTCACCCGCAATGAAGAGTTGCTTGCCATGCTCATCTGCATGAACCAAAGTACGGATGAAATAGCTCTGATTATGGGTATTAACCGTAACAGCGTCAATATGATACGTTCACGTATGCGAAAGAACATAGGACTTGCAAAAGAAGAGTCTCTGGATGAAGTTGTTAAACAGTTCTTATCATAA
- the nadB gene encoding L-aspartate oxidase encodes MIREFDFLVIGSGIAGMSFALKVAHKGKVALICKTELEEANTFFAQGGIASVTNTLVDNFDKHIEDTMIAGDWISDRAAVEKVVREAPGQIKELIEWGVEFDKNDKGDFDLHKEGGHSEFRILHHKDNTGAEIQKSLIKAVKTHPNIEIFNRHFAVEIITQHHMGIIVTRHTPGIKCYGAYVLNEDTGEVDTFLSKVTLMATGGVGAVYRNTTNPLVATGDGIAMVYRAKGFVQDMEFIQFHPTALYHPGDRPCFLITEAMRGYGAVLRNMGGEEFMQKYDPRLSLAPRDIVARAIDSEMKQRGDDHVYLDVTHKDPEETRKHFPNIYEKCLSLGIDITKDYIPVAPAAHYLCGGIKVNLNGESSINRLYAVGECSCTGLHGGNRLASNSLIEAVVYADAAAKHALSMLDRYEFNHEIPEWNAEGTVTNEEMVLITQSMKEVNQIMGAYVGIVRSDLRLKRAWVRLDMIYEETEDLFKRSKASKAICELRNMVNVGYLITRQAIERKESRGLHYTIDYPHAKK; translated from the coding sequence ATGATTAGAGAGTTCGACTTTTTAGTAATTGGTTCCGGTATAGCCGGCATGAGTTTCGCTCTGAAAGTAGCTCATAAAGGTAAAGTAGCGCTCATCTGCAAAACGGAATTGGAAGAAGCTAATACATTCTTCGCACAAGGGGGAATCGCCTCAGTAACCAATACACTGGTAGATAATTTCGATAAGCACATTGAGGACACCATGATTGCAGGTGACTGGATCAGTGATCGTGCCGCCGTAGAAAAAGTGGTACGTGAAGCACCCGGACAAATCAAGGAACTGATAGAGTGGGGAGTAGAATTTGACAAGAATGACAAAGGAGACTTCGACTTACATAAAGAAGGCGGACACTCTGAATTCCGTATCCTGCATCATAAAGACAATACAGGCGCCGAAATACAGAAAAGCCTTATCAAAGCTGTAAAGACGCATCCTAACATTGAGATATTCAACCGCCATTTTGCCGTAGAAATCATCACACAGCATCACATGGGGATTATTGTAACCCGCCATACCCCGGGTATCAAGTGCTACGGAGCCTATGTATTGAATGAAGATACAGGCGAGGTTGATACTTTCCTCTCTAAAGTAACTCTCATGGCTACGGGTGGTGTGGGTGCCGTTTACCGAAATACGACTAACCCATTGGTTGCCACCGGAGACGGGATTGCTATGGTATACCGTGCCAAGGGTTTCGTACAGGATATGGAATTTATTCAATTCCATCCAACTGCCCTTTATCATCCGGGAGACCGCCCCTGTTTCCTGATAACAGAGGCAATGCGCGGGTATGGTGCCGTATTGCGCAACATGGGAGGCGAAGAATTCATGCAGAAATATGACCCACGTCTTTCTCTTGCTCCTCGTGACATTGTAGCACGTGCCATCGACAGTGAAATGAAACAACGTGGTGATGATCATGTTTACCTGGATGTTACCCATAAAGATCCGGAAGAGACCAGGAAGCATTTCCCGAACATCTACGAAAAGTGCCTCAGTTTAGGTATTGATATCACAAAGGATTATATACCTGTGGCTCCTGCCGCACATTATCTGTGTGGTGGTATCAAAGTTAACCTGAACGGAGAGTCTTCTATCAACCGCCTGTACGCTGTAGGAGAATGTTCCTGTACTGGTCTGCATGGAGGCAACCGCTTAGCTTCCAACTCTTTGATTGAAGCAGTTGTCTATGCCGATGCTGCTGCTAAACATGCACTAAGCATGCTCGACCGTTATGAATTCAATCATGAAATACCTGAATGGAATGCAGAAGGTACTGTGACTAACGAAGAAATGGTGCTTATTACTCAAAGCATGAAAGAAGTCAACCAGATTATGGGTGCGTATGTAGGTATTGTACGTAGTGACCTACGCCTGAAACGTGCTTGGGTACGTTTGGATATGATATATGAAGAGACGGAAGATCTTTTCAAGCGCAGCAAGGCATCCAAAGCTATTTGCGAGCTGCGTAATATGGTCAATGTCGGTTACCTGATTACCCGTCAGGCAATAGAACGCAAGGAAAGTCGCGGATTACATTATACGATTGATTATCCGCACGCAAAGAAATAG
- the rbr gene encoding rubrerythrin, with translation MAKSVKGTQTEKNLLTSFAGESQARMRYTYFASVAKKEGYEQIAAIFTETADQEKEHAKRMFKYLEGGMVEITASYPAGVISTTLDNLKEAAAGEHEEWSLDYPHFADVAEKEGFYEIAAMYRNISIAEKGHEERYLAFVNNIENATVFAKEGEVVWQCRNCGFVFTGKEAPEVCPACLHPQAYFEVKKENY, from the coding sequence ATGGCTAAAAGTGTTAAGGGAACTCAGACAGAAAAGAATCTGTTGACCTCATTTGCAGGAGAATCACAAGCAAGAATGCGTTACACTTATTTTGCAAGTGTAGCAAAGAAGGAAGGTTACGAACAAATTGCTGCTATTTTTACTGAAACAGCTGACCAGGAAAAGGAACACGCTAAGCGTATGTTCAAGTATCTGGAAGGTGGTATGGTAGAAATTACTGCAAGCTATCCTGCCGGTGTTATCAGCACTACATTGGATAACCTGAAAGAAGCTGCTGCCGGTGAACACGAAGAATGGTCTCTGGATTATCCTCACTTTGCTGATGTAGCAGAAAAAGAAGGTTTCTATGAAATTGCTGCTATGTACCGCAACATTTCAATTGCCGAAAAAGGTCATGAAGAAAGATATCTGGCTTTCGTAAATAATATCGAGAATGCTACAGTATTCGCTAAGGAAGGCGAAGTAGTATGGCAATGCCGTAACTGTGGTTTCGTCTTCACAGGTAAAGAAGCTCCCGAAGTTTGTCCGGCTTGCTTGCATCCGCAGGCTTACTTCGAAGTGAAGAAAGAAAACTATTAA
- a CDS encoding DUF4884 domain-containing protein — MKTITKLLILSFIMMGITACYTSIPLKVGESENNTTYQVSYLFEHDGCKVYRFYDRGNYVYFTTRGDVTSIKNDSTQERRVTIYRDTIYSSNNELKP; from the coding sequence ATGAAAACAATAACTAAATTATTAATTCTCTCATTCATAATGATGGGAATTACAGCTTGTTACACTTCTATTCCGCTAAAGGTAGGTGAATCGGAGAATAATACGACCTATCAGGTCAGTTATCTCTTTGAGCACGATGGGTGCAAAGTATATCGCTTTTATGACAGAGGCAACTATGTCTATTTTACGACACGTGGGGATGTTACCTCCATCAAGAACGATTCGACTCAGGAGCGCAGGGTTACAATCTATAGAGATACGATCTATTCAAGCAATAACGAACTAAAACCTTAA
- a CDS encoding glycoside hydrolase family 43 protein, translating into MRNTLFIVSLYLILSACGEKSNEVKFISEGNPIVTDKFTADPAPMVHNGRLYLYVGHDEAEEGQDFNITEWLCYSTKDMKTWTDHGCVLKPTDFSWGVGEAWASQVVEKDGKFYYYTTVQADAPYNSKVVGVAVSDSPTGPFIDARGTPLITDDMTPNGPRGWWNDIDPTVLVDDDGTPWMSWGNGTCFLVKLKPNMTELDGNIEILKMPKFVEGPWIHKRGNLYYLTYASMGKGRETISYATAPSMDGPWTYRGVLTGMAENSFTIHPGIIEFKGQNYLFYHNAILTIDSKSGATGRRSVCIDYLYYLPDGRMAYVEQTKEGITVKPKTAAEVAEIVNPYTDEEEVVVEIVQNDTESRKN; encoded by the coding sequence ATGAGAAACACTCTTTTTATTGTTAGTTTATATCTGATCTTATCCGCTTGTGGTGAGAAAAGTAATGAAGTGAAGTTTATTTCGGAAGGTAATCCGATAGTGACGGATAAGTTCACCGCTGACCCGGCACCTATGGTGCATAATGGTAGACTGTATCTCTATGTGGGTCACGATGAGGCTGAAGAAGGACAGGACTTTAACATAACCGAATGGCTGTGTTATTCAACAAAAGATATGAAAACATGGACCGATCATGGCTGTGTGCTGAAACCTACGGATTTCTCGTGGGGAGTTGGAGAAGCATGGGCCTCCCAGGTTGTAGAGAAAGATGGGAAATTCTATTATTATACAACGGTGCAGGCTGATGCGCCATATAATAGTAAAGTAGTAGGCGTTGCCGTGTCAGATAGTCCGACGGGACCTTTCATTGATGCTCGGGGTACACCGCTTATTACAGATGATATGACTCCTAACGGTCCTCGTGGATGGTGGAACGATATCGATCCGACTGTTTTAGTGGATGATGACGGCACACCATGGATGAGCTGGGGTAATGGTACCTGCTTCTTAGTGAAACTTAAACCCAATATGACAGAACTGGACGGAAACATAGAGATTCTTAAAATGCCGAAATTTGTGGAAGGTCCATGGATTCATAAACGTGGAAATCTTTACTATCTGACGTATGCATCGATGGGTAAGGGGCGTGAAACCATTAGCTATGCCACGGCACCAAGCATGGATGGCCCATGGACGTATCGTGGAGTCTTGACAGGAATGGCAGAAAATAGCTTTACCATACATCCGGGAATCATTGAATTCAAGGGACAAAACTATCTGTTCTACCATAATGCAATACTTACCATAGATAGTAAATCCGGTGCCACAGGGCGTCGAAGCGTGTGCATTGACTACCTGTATTATCTACCCGACGGACGTATGGCGTATGTTGAGCAGACCAAAGAAGGCATTACTGTGAAGCCGAAGACTGCTGCTGAAGTAGCTGAGATTGTAAATCCATACACTGATGAAGAAGAGGTTGTGGTAGAAATAGTGCAGAATGATACAGAATCTCGAAAAAACTGA